The window TTGTTTTAAGTTAATACTAGCAGCTGGTTTTCAATTGATCATTATAGTTTGACTTTCCAGTGTTAGAAGCATGTGCAAAGCACGATTTCTAAATTGCAAAGGGTCAAATATACTCATGTaatttcgaaaatggtctaaaaatACTTCTCGTTATACTATTGAGCTATATATACTCTTCCtgtcatactttggaacaaatatacccttattttggatggagtgccacgtggcagcaccagatgaaaacgactcatttctttttttttaaacccgatccgttttaaaaaacccaccacccgacccgttttaaaattcatttttttttagtttttttaaagcatatattttgtaaaaactggattttttttttgtaaaaactgaaaaaaataaataaaaaatttacaaaatatatattattaagtcttttcagtttttttaaagtatttttttttgtaaaaactgaaaagaaaaaaagactcTCCTAAAGCGGTGGACacatatgcattagttttaaaaaaataaaaatattttgcaaaatctttttttttttttttcagttttacgaaaaaaatactttaaaaaactaaaaaaattgaaaaatatatattttgaaaattctttttttttcaattttacaaaaaaatattttttttaaaaatgctttaaaaactgaaaaatatatattttgtaaaaactgaagaaaaaaaaaattgcaaaatatatattttttagttttttcagttttttaaagtattgtttttgtaaaaactgaagaaaaaaaaaattttgcaaaatatttttattttttaaaaactaatgcatatgtagtcCAATGCTTTAGGAGAgtcttttttttccagattttacaaaaaaataaaaaaactgaaaagacttaaaaatatatattttgcaaattccttttttttttccagtttttacaaaaataaattccagtttttacaaaatatatgctttaaaaaaactgaaaaaactgaattttaaaacgggtcgggTGGTGGGTTTTTAAAAACGGATCGGGTAACAAAAAGAAATATGTCGTTTTCATCTGGTGCTGCCACGTGAtactccatccaaaataagggtatatttgttccaaagtatgacgggaagggtatatatagcccaatagtataaTGAGGGATATTCTTAGACCATATTTAAAAATACAGGGGCATATTTGGCCCTTTCCCGatttcaaaatacaaaaaaagtggAAAAATATGTTAAATGTAAAAGGTAGATTAACAAAGCATCTATCTAACATTGGGAGTGTCCCGCCTAACGGCGAGCCCGGACGTGTCCCGAAAAGCCTTCTAAAACAACTGCTTTTATCCTAGTTTGAGAGGAGTCTTGAAAAGTTATTTCTCGTATTATTGATTGGTCTTTGACGCGTGTAATTCCAACAGTTAATCTCAATGGGAAAACAGAAAAGAGGCCAAAGAGGGAAGAAGCTTCccgataaaataataaaagaaaagttaTTATCATAAAGATAATATATCCCAGATTTACGTTTAAATAGTATTTTTCAATTGTTGATTAATAAAAGAGCAAagcaagaaaaagagaaaagaaaatacaaaaaaattgttTTCTAGTGTTGTAGATTCTGGCAGCCAGGCTGCCACTAGCCCAGCAACACATTGGCACGTTGTGGTCAAATTCGATAGGCTTATTCATAGCCACGAGCAGTCCAAAATCTTTACGAAACCaaacttctctctctctctaacttCAAATCTCAACTCTCCATTTTCTTGATTTTGAAGTTTCAACGTTCCAAAATCCACTGCGTTATCCTCTTTCGTCCTACTTTCTTGGCTGCCCCACAAACAACTATACAACACTTCCAGATTCTCAGTGTTGCCTCCTCCATTCCACTCCCCCTTGTATTTATTAAAACCTGATTATACCCCCCTCTTTCAAAAaccattctctctctctctctctctctctctctctcacacacacacacagagagttCATAGGTTTCTCCGTTTGTGGGGTACTCTGCGTTGACAAAAAGGTTTGTTCTTGATCTGGGATTCTGTTAAACTGATGCCTTTTTAAGCTCATAGATGCTTGTATTGAAATGGGGTTCtttgctctctttttttttttagtttatttaagCTTTTGAGAATTGGGGTTTTGTCCTAGATCTTATGTTTGACTGTAATGTAGCTAATGTACATGAAATCTGATTCAAATTTGTTTCGTTTTGCTCCCTCTTAATTTTGGTTGCAGGAGCTTCTCTAATCTTGGATTGACTGAGGTACTCCTTTGAAATTCTCCATTACCTTTGTTAGATCTGGCTGTGTTTTAGGATCCCTTTTTGTTGTTAAACCCTTTGaccttttaaaaattcaatcttgAAACCATTTATTGAgcaaaaaaaattcaatcttgAAACCTCCTATAATCTGCACTATTGGTGAATCTTAGATTATTGAATAACCATTGAGCTTAAAGGTTCCAATTTGTTTGAAGAGCTTGAATTGACCTTGAGCTGTTGGTTTTATTAGTTTTGGCCTTTTGGGTAAGGAAAAGTTGTTGAGTTCCATCAAAATGAGTGAATCCAAACCAGAAGCCCCAGTTAATAATGCTCCTTCTTATTCCAGAAACTTTCCTGATTTCAAACAATCTGTGAAACTGAAGTATGTGAAACTTGGATATCATTACCTCATTACTCATGGAATGTATCTATTTTTATCCCCTCTAGTAGTTGTTCTTGCTGCTCAACTCTCTACGTTCTCGCTCAGTGACTTATATATTCTTTGGGAGCAGCTTAGGTTCAATCTCATATCCGTCGTCATATGTTCCACCCTTTTGGTCTTCCTGTCCACCCTCTATTTCCTAACCCGCCCTCGCCCTGTATACCTTGTTGACTTCTCGTGCTATAAGCCTGAAGATTCTAGGAAATGCACGAGGCAGATTTTCATGGAGAGGTCAAAGTTGACTGGTTCGTTCCCTGATGAAACTCTTGAGTTCCAAAGGAAAATTCTTGAGAGGTCTGGACTTGGTGAATCGACTTATCTCCCTGAAGCTGTGTTGAGGGTACCGCCAAATCCTTGTATGGCAGAAGCACGAAAAGAAGCTGAGATTGTTATGTTTGGTGCCATTGATGAACTCCTTGCTAAAACCGGTATTAAGTCAAAGGATATTGGAATTCTAGTAGTAAATTGCAGCTTGTTTAATCCAACCCCCTCATTGTCTGCAATGATCGTGAACCATTACAAGCTTCGTGGAAACATTGTTAGCTACAATCTCGGTGGAATGGGTTGCAGTGCTGGTTTAATCTCGATTGATCTTGCAAAAGATCTTCTTCAAGTCCATCCCAATACTTATGCTTTGGTGCTCAGCATGGAAAACATCACTTTGAACTGGTATTTTGGGACTGAGAAATCCATGCTCCTTCCGAATTGCTTATTTCGAATGGGAGGCGCTGCTGTATTGCTCTCTAACAAAGGATCTGAGAGAAGAAGATCAAAGTACCAGTTGGTTCATACTGTCAGAACTCATAAAGGTTCTGACGACAAGTGTTTTTCTTGTGTTTACCAAATGGAAGATCCCAATGGAAAAGTTGGAGTATCGCTGTCGAAGGATTTAATGGCAGTAGCTGGCGATGCGCTAAAAACCAATATCACTACATTGGGTCCTCTTGTACTTCCCATGTCCGAGCAGTTGCTTTTCTTTGCGACGCTCGTGGGAAGAAAACTGTTGAAGATGAAGATCAAGCCTTATATCCCAGATTTTAGATTGGCCTTTGAGCATTTCTGCATTCACGCTGGCGGCAGAGCTGTGTTAGATGAAATTGAGAAAAACCTGCAACTTACCGACTGGCACATGGAGCCTTCAAGGATGACATTGTATCGATTCGGAAACACCTCGAGTAGCTCTCTTTGGTATGAATTGGCCTACTCGGAAGCTAAGGGAAGGATCAAGAGGGGAGACCGAACTTGGCAGATAGCattcggttcagggttcaaatgTAACAGTGCAGTTTGGAAAGCTTTACGATCAATTAATCCAGCCAAGGAGAAGAACCCGTGGATGGATGAGATCAACCAGTTCCCCGTGGATGTTCCACGGGTTGCAAAAATCTAACAATCCGATGGAGCTATCATTTAGCTTAGCGTTCCCAAAATTGTTGGGGAATTATTCTTTATCTGTTGCAATGTGCTGTTCAGTCGTTTCCTTTTGTGATTTGAAAGCTAGTCTTTAGCTGATGTAATTCTGTTGAGAAGCTGGGATAGGGAATTCTACTTGCTTTCAATTGTAATGAGGATCAATCAATTAAGTGTTCTTCTCATTTTGATGTTTCTTGGATATTGAGTTTAGGGTCATTGATTTGGTGGAGTTGAGGGGGTAATTGCTGAATATCTGTCAGTTGATATTCATGTGTACTATTTATTATTCAAGATTTATCCTAGAAATTGATATTCATCATGTAATGCCTGATTAATCAGTGAGCAGACAGCAGAGTAGTTGTGCTATTGATTTCTGCAATAAGTTGCTTCATCAAATATGCATTTCCCTATTAACCCCATCACATTGCCCCCTATGTGTTTTCACTTTGTTTTATGATAAAGAACATTTAGGTGAAGTTGAAGGTGAAACAAAGTTGAAACTTATCTGTTGATTTGTTGATAATAGGATAAGGTTTCATGAGATTTATCTACCTTCTTGCTTTGTTTGTAAAGGAGAAAGGCGAATGatggaaattaaggaagaaaatgGTTTGagataaaagagaagaaaggtaAGGGTTTGTTTGGAAGCCACCAACTAATTGGAATTAGTGTAATTACTAGGGTGGTAATTACAAACCTAGTAATTACACAGTATTGTGATTACGAAGACCTGTTGGTTTGCCATAATGTAATTACAAGTGTACTGTTTGGTTGCAAGTGTAATTACAtagttaaattaaattttaaatataaagttgattatcaaaaatttaaagttaaaatttaacAAATATGCCTTTATAAATGATATAAATTTTGACATTCAAGAAacatattattttttgaaaatatattaattgCTAATCATATATTTGTAACTGATATTGTAAAAATACTTGATatatacttttcaaattaataatattttactttaattaatcaTAATAACTAAAAGTACATATGTTGTAAGATTATCATGGACTGCATAAGAAAACATAAGTGTATAACCTCATTCAATAATAAGATTCTACTTTAATTACATCCTCATTATATGCCAAGATTTTACTTTCTAATATTAGGTGTTGTTTCAAAACTAAAATAATAGTACAATTAtgctaaatgaagaaaataaagaaaaataagaaatatgAGCAATTACATGGAATCAATATAGGTTGGATAATgagaatattatttaaatattaaaaagtaaCCGATCATTTTGACATAGTTAAGTTTGCATATTACCTCATCCAATAATAAAGTTCAACTTTAATGACATCACTTATTATAAGTCAACTTTGAGGATGACTTATTCTTTCTAAGATTATGAGGTATAAGTtcttacaaaaattaaaataacaacatagccaagtgtaacaaaataaagaaaaataattaagaaagaaataaaatatgagGAATTATGTAGAAACGTGATGGTAAAGGTCGGAAAATGAGAAATAAGAAAGTAAaggataaatatgtaaaaataataatatttaaaaaatgaatttaagaaagttaaaataaaaataaattaaaaagaacaaagaatataataaaaggtaaattaaaaagaaaagaaaagagattcAAAAAACAACCTTATAATTATCagttgagaattggagagtgtagTTGCATCCctcaattacacccaattacatACTGACCAAGCAATTATTTGATTAGACAAACATGCCAAAACTGTATAATTACACCCAATTATGCCCAAATCTAATTACCGAGTGACTTTCCAAACAAGCCCTAAGTTGTTTATTCCTTTTGAAAAATGTGagttttctttctcttcttcacAAACCAAAGAAGGGGAAGAAGAAGTTTTAAGCCTTAGCCTGTGTTTTCTTAGCCAAAATTAAATTAATGATTAAGAAGctattttatttaataaagaaacACGTATCAGATTAAGATTAAAGTGTtgaataattaaatatttttaaattgtaaaaATCGTATACAATATACTATTAGTGGAATAGTATCAAaccaatctatatatatatatatatatatatataaatgaggGGGAAAAATGTTGACATGGCACATCTCTATGACCAAGGAgcctatttatcttttttctcctttttttttgactttctttaccttttttttatattttatttatgtcctATATTAAATAATCCAAAAGTCACCTTCTTAAAAAGATGTAACTGCTCAAAAAAAAATGTAATTGCCTATAGTAGTTAAAAAATATTTATGGTAATTAGTATGCTTCCAATCCAAACGCATGTAACGCCCTAAGGATTAAGGAAGCaataaatttcttcaattctatcAATACTATAAAGAACTCCTCTTGCCAAGTTATCAAACACTACCGACAAGAAGAATTCTGAAGAGGTTGCCATTATCCCTTTCAAAGATCCTTGAGACAACACAGGTTTTTCTGATCATTAACCCTTTGTTAGTCTCATCTATTtctaataatataatatagcctCGCAACTTGCATTGATTAAGTTTATGTTAGCATTGGATATTGAAGTGTAATATGGTTTCACGAAAGGCACTATATTCCCAA is drawn from Nicotiana tabacum cultivar K326 chromosome 22, ASM71507v2, whole genome shotgun sequence and contains these coding sequences:
- the LOC107793072 gene encoding 3-ketoacyl-CoA synthase 11 yields the protein MSESKPEAPVNNAPSYSRNFPDFKQSVKLKYVKLGYHYLITHGMYLFLSPLVVVLAAQLSTFSLSDLYILWEQLRFNLISVVICSTLLVFLSTLYFLTRPRPVYLVDFSCYKPEDSRKCTRQIFMERSKLTGSFPDETLEFQRKILERSGLGESTYLPEAVLRVPPNPCMAEARKEAEIVMFGAIDELLAKTGIKSKDIGILVVNCSLFNPTPSLSAMIVNHYKLRGNIVSYNLGGMGCSAGLISIDLAKDLLQVHPNTYALVLSMENITLNWYFGTEKSMLLPNCLFRMGGAAVLLSNKGSERRRSKYQLVHTVRTHKGSDDKCFSCVYQMEDPNGKVGVSLSKDLMAVAGDALKTNITTLGPLVLPMSEQLLFFATLVGRKLLKMKIKPYIPDFRLAFEHFCIHAGGRAVLDEIEKNLQLTDWHMEPSRMTLYRFGNTSSSSLWYELAYSEAKGRIKRGDRTWQIAFGSGFKCNSAVWKALRSINPAKEKNPWMDEINQFPVDVPRVAKI